One genomic segment of Desulfomicrobium sp. ZS1 includes these proteins:
- a CDS encoding TerC family protein, giving the protein MSTLSLWVGFHVFIFALLLFDLGVVQRKNKDMSVGTALWVSLGYVLLALMFGAGVFYFKGSQAGLEFLTGYFIEKSLSVDNIFVFLLIFLHFSVSKANQRRILFWGILGALAMRATLIIAGASAIATFHWLLYVFGLLLIASGIKMLVTINQEPDLSRNRIARFMRSHFRVTEDFEGEKFWIRRDGLWYMTPLFMVLVIVEVSDVIFAIDSIPAILAISKDTFIVYSSNVFAILGLRALYFALAGVIHRFHYLKYGLSFVLILVGAKMTVNTYFGTKVISTEMALMATAALIGSSMLYSMYRTRQATASETKKTLRWWIPGTPARKEERKDHKQDVN; this is encoded by the coding sequence ATGAGCACGTTATCGCTGTGGGTCGGATTTCATGTTTTCATTTTCGCGCTCTTGCTCTTCGATCTTGGCGTGGTGCAGCGCAAAAACAAGGACATGAGCGTCGGCACGGCCCTGTGGGTCAGTCTGGGCTACGTGCTGCTGGCGCTCATGTTCGGGGCGGGGGTGTTTTATTTCAAGGGTTCGCAGGCCGGGCTCGAATTTCTGACGGGGTATTTCATCGAGAAAAGCCTGAGCGTGGACAACATCTTTGTCTTCCTGCTCATCTTTCTGCATTTTTCGGTGTCCAAGGCCAATCAGCGCCGGATTCTCTTCTGGGGCATCCTCGGCGCCCTGGCCATGCGCGCCACGCTGATCATCGCCGGAGCCAGCGCCATCGCGACCTTCCACTGGCTGCTCTACGTGTTCGGTCTCCTGCTCATCGCCTCGGGCATCAAGATGCTCGTCACCATCAACCAGGAACCGGACCTTTCGCGCAACCGCATCGCCCGCTTCATGCGCAGCCACTTCCGGGTCACCGAAGACTTCGAGGGCGAGAAATTCTGGATCCGGCGCGACGGCCTCTGGTACATGACGCCCCTGTTCATGGTCCTCGTCATCGTCGAGGTCTCGGACGTTATCTTCGCCATCGATTCCATCCCAGCCATCCTGGCCATCAGCAAGGACACGTTCATCGTCTATTCCTCCAACGTGTTCGCGATCCTGGGCCTGCGGGCCCTGTATTTCGCCCTGGCCGGAGTGATCCACCGCTTCCACTACCTGAAATACGGCCTCTCCTTCGTGCTCATCCTGGTGGGGGCCAAGATGACCGTGAACACGTATTTCGGGACCAAGGTCATCTCGACGGAAATGGCGCTCATGGCCACGGCCGCCCTGATCGGAAGTTCCATGCTCTACTCCATGTACCGCACGCGGCAGGCCACGGCCTCGGAAACGAAGAAAACCCTGCGCTGGTGGATTCCGGGAACTCCGGCCCGCAAGGAGGAAAGAAAAGATCACAAGCAGGATGTGAACTGA
- a CDS encoding Nif3-like dinuclear metal center hexameric protein: MHPSTLISRIESTAPPQLAASWDKCGVQIASAASEVKTLCVALDPSAETVRQAVEHEADFLLCHHPLSLAPRLPSRLDDFHEVLRLTLGASLWLYSAHTSLDANPDGPVNWLGRALRMQDMRILEVTRRETPIIVRLTDPALQEKVRDFGSALARRDGHMEEYLLWPDESAAFKARLEPGSSFQEIALAAPVREYGFGCIGTLPVALAWDEFAARLSALGLPLSRMVGQAPESVVRVAYCPGSGAELGPAAFAEGADVYLTGDVKYHQAQAVQDLGLTIDVGHFCLEETMMRIWSEDLDRELSPEGVRVVFLPGRNPFV; encoded by the coding sequence ATGCACCCCTCGACCCTGATCTCCCGCATTGAATCCACGGCCCCGCCACAACTGGCAGCGTCCTGGGACAAATGCGGCGTGCAGATTGCATCTGCCGCTTCGGAGGTCAAGACGTTGTGCGTGGCCCTGGACCCCAGTGCCGAAACGGTACGCCAGGCGGTGGAACATGAGGCGGACTTTCTGCTCTGCCACCACCCGCTCAGTCTCGCGCCCCGGCTGCCGAGCCGCCTGGACGACTTTCATGAAGTCCTGCGCCTGACCCTGGGCGCGTCTCTGTGGCTTTACAGCGCGCACACCTCCCTGGACGCCAACCCGGACGGACCGGTCAACTGGCTGGGCCGCGCCCTGCGGATGCAGGACATGCGCATCCTTGAAGTGACCCGCCGCGAAACGCCGATAATCGTGCGCCTGACGGACCCGGCCCTGCAGGAAAAAGTCCGGGATTTCGGAAGCGCCCTCGCCCGCCGCGACGGGCACATGGAAGAATATCTCCTCTGGCCGGATGAAAGCGCCGCTTTCAAAGCCAGGCTGGAACCCGGATCATCCTTCCAGGAGATCGCCCTGGCCGCGCCGGTGCGTGAATACGGTTTCGGATGCATCGGAACGTTGCCGGTCGCCCTGGCCTGGGATGAATTCGCAGCCCGTCTGAGCGCCCTTGGCCTGCCGCTGTCGCGCATGGTGGGGCAGGCTCCGGAGAGCGTCGTCCGAGTGGCCTATTGTCCCGGATCGGGAGCCGAGCTTGGGCCGGCCGCCTTCGCGGAAGGCGCGGACGTCTATCTGACCGGCGACGTCAAATACCACCAGGCCCAGGCCGTGCAGGACCTCGGCCTGACCATCGATGTCGGACATTTTTGTCTTGAAGAGACCATGATGCGCATCTGGAGCGAAGACCTGGACCGCGAACTGTCCCCCGAGGGAGTTCGGGTCGTCTTTCTGCCGGGCCGCAATCCTTTTGTTTGA
- a CDS encoding zinc ribbon domain-containing protein, whose amino-acid sequence MSIYMEQIEQLVVLQKVDSEMITLQRILEDAPKQLQSLQEKQAYLKQQQAVIQEKVDVLMEQKNRLESEIENDTQKVKKSKNKLMMVENTKEYHAMMREMDTMEKMNRSREEEKANLLADLSDLEGRKDALQGDIDSLEATITAQQSTLDQELAEKRARIEILDKEKKKASEAVPAPILTRYNFIRDRIPNPVIVPVSEGVCQGCHVVIPPQAFIDLQKGEQILSCPNCLRIIFWERHFSGND is encoded by the coding sequence TTGAGTATTTATATGGAACAGATCGAGCAGCTGGTCGTGCTGCAAAAAGTGGATTCGGAGATGATCACCCTGCAGCGCATCCTCGAAGACGCGCCCAAGCAGCTGCAGAGCCTGCAGGAAAAACAGGCCTACCTCAAGCAGCAGCAGGCCGTGATCCAGGAAAAGGTCGACGTGCTGATGGAGCAGAAGAACCGTCTGGAAAGCGAGATCGAAAACGACACCCAGAAGGTCAAGAAGAGCAAGAACAAGCTCATGATGGTCGAAAACACCAAGGAATATCACGCCATGATGCGTGAGATGGACACCATGGAGAAGATGAACCGCTCCCGCGAGGAAGAAAAGGCCAATCTTCTTGCGGATCTTTCCGACCTCGAAGGTCGCAAGGATGCCCTGCAGGGCGACATCGACAGCCTGGAAGCGACCATCACCGCCCAGCAGTCCACCCTGGACCAGGAATTGGCTGAAAAGCGCGCCCGTATCGAAATCCTGGACAAGGAAAAGAAAAAGGCCTCCGAGGCCGTTCCTGCGCCGATCCTGACCCGCTACAATTTCATTCGCGACCGCATTCCGAATCCGGTCATCGTGCCGGTCAGCGAAGGCGTATGCCAGGGCTGTCATGTGGTCATCCCGCCCCAGGCCTTCATCGACCTGCAGAAGGGCGAGCAGATCCTAAGCTGTCCCAACTGCCTACGCATCATTTTCTGGGAGCGTCATTTCTCGGGTAATGATTGA
- the ispD gene encoding 2-C-methyl-D-erythritol 4-phosphate cytidylyltransferase codes for MTHSLWTIILAAGQGSRLAPATGGTRKQFLHHEGHPLYWRSVLTMSAVPALAGVVLVFPAQELDLRSAELETLKNIADPGVRILAVSGGDRRQDSVRLGLAALPRDCTRVLVHDSARPFFTPALVQALLAGLTDEDCGVIPVIPVTDTIKQVENNLVLSTLARETLRAVQTPQLFPVDLLRRVHEQALTEDWTVTDDASMFERAGLTIRTVPGETANLKITTPEDLRVLATHTPLPVPCTGFGYDVHAYGGNRPMVLGGMPIAGAPFVKAHSDGDVLLHALCDAILGCLGLGDIGDHFPDSDERFENISSAILLSEVMDKARASGLCLTHVDLTVIAQTPRLTPHKAAIRGNVARLLELSDQQVNVKATTEEHLGFTGRKEGIKAVAVVTGTRTLP; via the coding sequence ATGACACACTCACTTTGGACCATAATCCTGGCTGCGGGCCAGGGTTCGCGTCTGGCTCCGGCAACGGGCGGCACACGCAAACAGTTTCTGCACCATGAGGGACATCCCCTCTATTGGCGCAGCGTCCTGACCATGTCCGCAGTGCCTGCACTTGCGGGCGTGGTCCTTGTTTTTCCGGCCCAAGAGCTGGACCTGCGCAGCGCTGAACTCGAAACCCTCAAAAATATCGCGGACCCCGGCGTTCGCATCCTGGCTGTTTCCGGCGGAGACAGAAGACAGGACTCCGTACGCCTGGGCCTGGCAGCCCTGCCCCGGGATTGCACCCGGGTGCTTGTACACGACAGCGCTCGACCCTTTTTCACGCCCGCCCTCGTACAGGCCCTCCTTGCAGGTCTGACGGATGAGGACTGCGGCGTCATCCCCGTCATCCCCGTCACGGACACGATCAAGCAGGTCGAAAACAACCTGGTCCTGTCCACGCTCGCGCGCGAAACCCTGCGTGCGGTCCAGACCCCGCAGCTTTTTCCGGTCGACCTGCTGCGGCGGGTCCACGAACAGGCCCTGACAGAAGACTGGACGGTCACGGACGACGCCAGCATGTTCGAACGCGCCGGCCTCACCATCCGGACCGTGCCCGGCGAAACCGCCAATCTGAAGATCACAACCCCGGAGGATCTGCGCGTGCTCGCCACCCACACCCCACTGCCCGTGCCCTGTACCGGATTCGGCTACGACGTGCATGCCTACGGCGGCAACCGGCCCATGGTCCTGGGCGGCATGCCCATCGCCGGGGCCCCTTTCGTCAAGGCGCACTCCGACGGCGACGTGCTCCTGCACGCCCTCTGCGACGCCATCCTCGGCTGTCTCGGGCTGGGGGACATCGGCGATCATTTTCCGGACAGCGACGAGCGCTTCGAAAACATCTCCTCCGCCATCCTGCTGTCGGAAGTCATGGACAAAGCTCGCGCTTCGGGGCTTTGCCTCACCCATGTCGATCTGACCGTCATCGCCCAGACCCCGCGCCTGACTCCGCACAAGGCGGCCATCCGCGGCAACGTGGCGCGCCTGCTTGAGCTTTCTGACCAGCAGGTCAATGTCAAGGCGACCACGGAAGAACACCTGGGCTTCACCGGCCGCAAGGAAGGAATCAAGGCCGTGGCCGTCGTCACGGGGACAAGGACGCTTCCATGA
- the gltX gene encoding glutamate--tRNA ligase, which yields MTNFKTGGPWITRFAPSPTGALHLGNVRTAILNHLLARQSGGKFLLRLEDTDQERSTFAAEAAILWSLSWLGLVPDEPVRHQSLRLDLYRRAVGSLMAEGQAYPCFCTDAELEQDRKDAAAKNLPPRYSGRCARMSANERAEKLNRGDAHAIRFRLPEKTEVGFTDLIKGQVSIPAGAFGDFVLLRSNGWPSYNLAVVVDDADMGVNLVLRGEDHLTNTARQILLYDALRLTAPSFAHHGLLMDADGKKLSKRSGALSIPECMEMGLEPLAVVQYLASLSGALPTKNIFASLDEMARAFNPFALGRGNAVMSLDELNALSARVFRAADLADQVHELDESLPADNAWHDIDPQTRRHLLASLRENAENLHELRALLPLFTEKETRFTPSALTELAASQPVLDALDHAMSGHDPDASLQKDEASAVLRRISQEAGVKGRQLYHPIRLALTGSDSGPELATLLSLLPTALIRERTQTVLNIFSHCNHKE from the coding sequence ATGACCAATTTCAAGACCGGCGGCCCCTGGATCACCCGCTTTGCCCCCAGCCCCACCGGGGCGCTGCATCTGGGCAACGTGCGCACGGCCATCCTGAACCACCTTCTGGCCAGGCAAAGCGGCGGGAAATTCCTGCTGCGCCTTGAGGATACGGATCAGGAACGCTCCACCTTCGCCGCCGAAGCCGCCATCCTGTGGTCCCTGTCCTGGCTCGGGCTTGTTCCCGACGAACCGGTGCGACACCAGAGCCTGCGCCTTGATCTTTACCGCAGGGCCGTGGGCAGCCTCATGGCGGAAGGCCAGGCCTACCCGTGCTTCTGCACCGATGCCGAGCTGGAACAGGACCGCAAGGACGCCGCAGCCAAGAACCTTCCCCCCCGCTACAGCGGTCGCTGCGCGCGCATGTCAGCCAATGAGCGCGCCGAAAAACTGAACCGTGGTGACGCCCACGCCATCCGCTTCCGCTTGCCCGAAAAAACGGAAGTCGGCTTCACGGACCTCATCAAGGGCCAAGTATCCATTCCGGCGGGGGCGTTCGGAGATTTCGTGCTGCTGCGCTCAAACGGCTGGCCAAGCTACAATCTGGCCGTGGTCGTCGATGACGCGGACATGGGCGTCAATCTGGTGCTGCGCGGCGAGGACCACCTGACCAACACGGCCCGCCAGATCCTGCTCTATGATGCCCTGCGGCTCACGGCTCCATCTTTTGCCCATCACGGCCTGCTCATGGACGCGGACGGCAAGAAGCTCTCCAAGCGCAGCGGGGCTTTAAGCATCCCCGAGTGCATGGAAATGGGCCTTGAACCCCTGGCCGTGGTCCAGTATCTGGCATCCCTGTCCGGGGCTTTGCCGACAAAGAATATTTTTGCGTCTCTTGACGAGATGGCCCGGGCTTTCAATCCCTTTGCGCTTGGCCGAGGCAACGCGGTCATGAGTCTGGATGAGCTCAACGCTTTGAGCGCGCGCGTCTTCCGGGCAGCGGACCTCGCGGATCAGGTCCATGAACTTGACGAATCCCTGCCCGCAGATAACGCGTGGCACGACATCGACCCGCAAACCCGCCGGCATCTGCTGGCCAGCCTGCGCGAAAACGCGGAGAACCTGCATGAACTGCGCGCCCTGCTCCCTCTTTTCACGGAAAAGGAAACCCGCTTTACCCCCAGCGCACTGACCGAATTGGCCGCCAGTCAGCCGGTTCTTGACGCGCTCGACCACGCCATGTCCGGACATGACCCGGACGCAAGCCTGCAAAAGGACGAAGCAAGCGCCGTGCTGCGCCGGATAAGCCAGGAAGCAGGGGTCAAGGGCCGTCAGCTTTACCACCCTATACGTCTGGCCCTGACCGGCAGCGACAGCGGACCGGAGCTGGCGACTCTGCTTTCACTTTTGCCGACAGCTCTGATCAGAGAACGCACCCAAACGGTGCTGAACATATTTTCCCATTGCAACCACAAGGAATGA
- the cysS gene encoding cysteine--tRNA ligase, whose product MQIYNSLTRKKEEFIPLKPGHVSMYVCGITAYDYCHIGHARSAVVFDVLVRYLRYIGMQVTFVRNFTDVDDKIINRANREGTDFETIAHTYIEAFYTDMDRLGILRADIEPKATEHIKEMIELCENLIAKKHAYSTPSGDVYFRVRSYADYGKLSGRNIEDLMSGARIEPGEEKEDPLDFALWKGAKPGEPSWPSPWGPGRPGWHIECSAMSERYLPLPFDIHGGGQDLAFPHHENERAQTEAATDKQFVRYWVHNGFVQINSEKMSKSLNNFVTIRDILANYLPEVLRFFLITKHYRSPLDYTSDALEESERALKRIYLTKAAAESHVAGTKWTATPLPAEIVVEATALEAKWDDSMADDMNTAAALGHVFVLMKIVNRILEDKTLKKSEQGRDMIRHALKLFERWGEVLGLFLMPSSDFLTQLKESRVLRRKIDTDLVQTKLQERNEARAAKDFARSDAIRDELLALGVTIQDTAQGVQWDVE is encoded by the coding sequence ATGCAGATCTACAATAGCCTTACCAGGAAAAAAGAAGAATTCATCCCGCTCAAACCCGGCCATGTGTCCATGTATGTTTGCGGCATCACGGCCTACGACTACTGTCACATCGGACACGCACGCTCCGCCGTGGTCTTCGACGTCCTGGTTCGCTACCTGCGCTACATCGGCATGCAGGTCACCTTCGTACGCAACTTCACCGACGTGGACGACAAGATCATAAATCGCGCCAACCGTGAAGGAACGGATTTCGAAACCATCGCCCACACCTACATCGAAGCCTTCTATACCGACATGGATCGCCTGGGCATCCTACGGGCCGACATCGAGCCCAAGGCCACCGAGCACATCAAAGAGATGATCGAACTCTGCGAAAATCTCATCGCCAAGAAGCACGCCTACTCCACTCCCAGCGGCGACGTCTATTTCCGGGTCCGCTCCTACGCCGACTACGGCAAGCTTTCCGGCCGCAACATCGAAGACCTCATGTCCGGCGCGCGCATCGAACCCGGCGAGGAAAAAGAAGACCCGCTCGACTTCGCTCTCTGGAAAGGAGCAAAACCCGGCGAACCGTCCTGGCCCAGTCCCTGGGGACCGGGACGCCCGGGCTGGCACATTGAATGCTCGGCCATGAGCGAGCGCTACTTGCCTCTGCCTTTCGACATCCACGGCGGCGGGCAGGACCTGGCCTTCCCGCACCATGAAAACGAGCGTGCCCAGACCGAGGCGGCTACGGACAAGCAGTTCGTGCGCTACTGGGTCCACAATGGTTTCGTGCAGATCAATTCGGAGAAGATGTCCAAGTCCCTGAACAACTTCGTGACCATCCGCGACATCCTGGCCAACTACCTGCCCGAGGTGCTGCGCTTCTTCCTCATCACCAAACACTACCGCAGCCCCCTGGATTACACCTCCGACGCTCTGGAAGAATCCGAACGCGCATTGAAGCGCATCTACCTGACCAAGGCCGCCGCCGAGTCCCACGTTGCCGGAACCAAATGGACCGCTACGCCTCTCCCGGCCGAAATCGTGGTCGAAGCCACCGCTCTGGAAGCCAAATGGGACGATTCCATGGCCGACGACATGAACACGGCCGCGGCCCTGGGGCATGTTTTTGTGCTGATGAAGATCGTCAACCGCATCCTGGAAGACAAGACCCTCAAAAAATCCGAACAGGGCCGGGACATGATTCGCCACGCCCTCAAGCTGTTCGAACGCTGGGGAGAGGTGCTGGGCCTTTTTCTCATGCCCAGCAGCGATTTTTTAACCCAGCTCAAAGAAAGCCGGGTCCTGCGCAGGAAAATCGACACTGATCTGGTGCAAACCAAGCTGCAGGAACGAAATGAGGCGCGCGCGGCCAAGGACTTTGCCCGTTCAGACGCCATCCGGGACGAACTTCTTGCGCTGGGAGTGACCATCCAGGACACGGCCCAAGGCGTTCAGTGGGACGTTGAGTAA
- a CDS encoding AsmA family protein → MNIRIWTLRVLLGLVVVCGILVGVLLLNFDPNDFKSQIIKSVRDNTGRDLVISGDIGLEFFPYLSVSISDLELGNSQGFSGPFLTLSGAHLKTRLLPLLSSRLDVVAIDIEGLSLFLSRDESGRGNWMDLATPPSDDASAPEKPVLARDKRVPFLAGLIVDGLQISDARIVWDDRRSGENFEVAGIRLDVSDFAFGVPFVVDTYARAKRGEITAELDFSAKATLDLDRLGVEDLTMKAILSGDSLPGSPETISLSADFFSTDGRIDNGRMQGLGLDVGFSAQASNGTDITGVLDVARFNPKDAFTRLGLPFPNFTDPSALEEAAFSCTLTKGMDGFAASNLKLVIDDQALEGRVTVHGRTNPQVDLDLHLNTLNLDRYRMHSDSGVGQASSGSSEENIDLPVTMMRKLNLNATLAVDFLTVYNLRVSDARIRLTAKDGLFDMQEIESGLYGGQLKGEGSLEVRGQTPRYTWSHLVSGLQIGPLLRDLHGQESLSGSMQSSAAIDTSGWSTMDLRRNLKGKVDFKVSDGAISGVNVSQLLRDGIRKVKGLSPGPQESPRTVFSVLSASGSISNGVETTPDLYLFAPRFRVTGNGQTDLVREVLDFKLLIELTGSQGQFDEGSLGLNSVPVRISGPVREPTISPDMEAVLRALGLRGGQAVQDVLQGVGSGLNKGVEGLKNLFK, encoded by the coding sequence ATGAATATACGGATCTGGACTTTGCGTGTTCTGCTGGGGTTGGTCGTGGTTTGCGGAATTCTGGTCGGTGTGTTGCTGCTGAATTTCGATCCCAACGATTTCAAGTCGCAGATCATCAAATCCGTGCGCGACAACACCGGGCGCGATCTGGTCATTTCCGGGGATATCGGCCTGGAATTTTTCCCTTACCTGTCCGTTTCCATCAGTGATCTTGAGCTTGGGAACAGCCAGGGTTTCAGTGGCCCTTTTTTGACCTTAAGCGGCGCGCACTTAAAGACTCGTCTCTTGCCTCTTCTCTCTTCACGATTGGACGTCGTGGCCATCGATATTGAGGGTCTTTCCCTGTTTCTTTCGCGAGATGAGAGTGGACGCGGTAATTGGATGGATCTTGCCACTCCGCCTTCGGATGATGCAAGTGCTCCAGAAAAACCCGTTTTAGCCCGGGATAAACGAGTACCGTTTTTGGCGGGGCTGATTGTGGACGGACTGCAAATTTCGGATGCCCGGATTGTCTGGGACGACCGGCGCAGTGGTGAGAATTTCGAGGTCGCCGGCATTCGTCTTGACGTGTCCGATTTTGCTTTTGGCGTACCTTTTGTGGTGGACACCTATGCACGGGCAAAGCGGGGTGAGATCACCGCAGAACTTGATTTTTCCGCCAAAGCGACTCTGGATCTTGATCGTTTGGGCGTCGAGGATCTGACCATGAAGGCCATTTTGTCCGGAGATTCTCTGCCGGGCAGCCCTGAGACCATATCTCTTTCGGCTGATTTTTTTTCCACTGACGGCCGGATCGACAATGGACGAATGCAGGGCTTGGGGCTTGATGTCGGTTTTTCGGCACAGGCATCAAACGGTACCGACATCACAGGCGTTCTTGATGTCGCACGGTTCAATCCAAAGGATGCGTTTACCCGGCTCGGGTTGCCCTTTCCAAATTTTACGGACCCATCCGCTCTGGAAGAGGCGGCCTTTTCATGTACATTGACCAAAGGAATGGATGGTTTTGCGGCGTCGAATTTGAAGCTCGTGATCGACGATCAAGCGCTCGAAGGCCGTGTCACCGTCCATGGGCGCACAAATCCCCAGGTTGACCTCGATCTGCATCTGAATACCCTGAATCTGGACCGTTACCGCATGCATTCCGATTCTGGCGTGGGACAGGCTTCCTCCGGTTCTTCGGAAGAAAACATCGATTTGCCGGTCACGATGATGCGCAAACTGAATCTGAACGCTACGTTGGCAGTGGATTTCCTTACCGTGTACAATCTGCGAGTATCCGACGCGCGCATTCGCCTGACGGCCAAAGACGGTTTGTTCGACATGCAGGAAATCGAATCAGGTCTTTACGGCGGGCAGTTGAAGGGCGAGGGATCCCTGGAGGTGCGTGGGCAGACACCTAGGTATACGTGGTCCCATCTCGTCTCCGGTTTGCAGATCGGGCCGTTGCTGCGTGATCTGCATGGCCAGGAAAGCCTTTCGGGTTCGATGCAAAGCAGCGCCGCCATTGATACGAGCGGGTGGAGCACAATGGATTTGCGGCGCAATCTGAAGGGGAAAGTGGATTTCAAAGTGTCCGACGGGGCCATAAGCGGGGTGAACGTTTCGCAGTTGCTGCGTGATGGAATCCGCAAAGTGAAAGGCCTCTCCCCGGGACCGCAAGAATCGCCTCGCACGGTCTTTTCCGTCCTTTCAGCCAGCGGGAGTATCAGTAACGGGGTGGAGACGACGCCCGATCTTTACCTTTTTGCGCCACGCTTCCGCGTCACCGGCAACGGTCAGACGGATCTGGTACGCGAAGTCCTGGATTTCAAACTTCTGATCGAGCTTACCGGCAGTCAGGGTCAATTCGATGAAGGCTCGCTTGGCTTGAACAGCGTCCCGGTGAGGATCAGCGGTCCGGTGCGCGAACCGACCATCAGTCCCGATATGGAAGCTGTTTTGCGGGCCCTGGGGTTGCGTGGCGGTCAGGCCGTGCAGGATGTTTTACAAGGCGTGGGATCGGGCTTGAACAAGGGCGTGGAGGGTTTGAAGAACCTCTTCAAATAA
- a CDS encoding FAD:protein FMN transferase: MKHGTHTQDRRDFLKKLAVLAGGAALAPALRVLPAMAASGLVMTTEKRMLMGTIVGMTVMTPSTNQGQEAIGRAFDEMNRLIGILSRFDSNTALSALNVDGRLSGSPQELLDVLAHGSSLHRQSGGRFDMTVAPVVNLMERTKGQPDAKELQEALALVDSAQLRQSGSDLKFTTSGMSVTLDGIAKGYIADSAAGMLSTLGVAHYMVDAGGDIRVQGSPKGDGRPWRIAIEDPNKQGDYPAVIEMRSGAVATSGGYEVYFDSSRKSTHLINPETGTSPQYIRSVSVQAPTVMQADGLATALSLMSPREALRLTSTLPGHSCMLVTSSGARLTSPLWS; encoded by the coding sequence ATGAAGCATGGGACCCACACTCAAGACCGCCGTGATTTTCTGAAAAAACTGGCTGTGCTCGCCGGCGGAGCAGCCCTGGCTCCTGCATTGCGCGTGCTCCCGGCCATGGCCGCGAGCGGCTTGGTCATGACCACCGAAAAGCGCATGCTCATGGGCACCATTGTCGGCATGACCGTTATGACGCCAAGCACGAACCAGGGTCAGGAAGCCATTGGCCGCGCTTTTGATGAAATGAACCGTTTGATCGGCATTTTGAGCCGATTTGATTCCAATACCGCATTATCCGCCCTGAATGTTGACGGACGCCTTTCCGGCTCTCCGCAGGAACTGCTGGATGTCTTGGCCCATGGGAGCTCGCTGCACCGCCAATCCGGTGGACGCTTCGACATGACTGTCGCACCTGTTGTCAACCTCATGGAACGCACCAAGGGGCAGCCTGACGCCAAAGAACTTCAAGAGGCCCTGGCTTTGGTTGACTCCGCCCAACTGCGGCAGAGCGGATCGGATTTGAAGTTCACCACATCCGGGATGAGCGTGACTCTTGACGGAATAGCCAAAGGATACATTGCCGACAGCGCGGCAGGAATGCTGAGCACGCTCGGAGTTGCTCATTACATGGTCGATGCCGGCGGAGACATTCGCGTCCAGGGCTCGCCCAAGGGTGACGGTCGTCCGTGGCGCATTGCCATCGAAGATCCAAACAAGCAGGGCGATTATCCTGCCGTCATCGAAATGCGTTCGGGTGCCGTGGCAACATCCGGCGGTTATGAAGTCTATTTTGATTCTTCCCGCAAATCGACTCACCTGATCAACCCCGAGACCGGCACTTCCCCGCAGTACATCAGAAGCGTAAGCGTCCAAGCCCCCACGGTCATGCAGGCTGACGGCCTGGCTACTGCGCTGAGTCTCATGTCACCGCGCGAGGCTTTGCGTCTGACATCAACGTTGCCCGGTCATTCCTGTATGCTGGTGACCTCCTCCGGCGCACGCCTTACTTCGCCTTTGTGGAGCTAA
- the rnfB gene encoding RnfABCDGE type electron transport complex subunit B yields MITASVVTLFSLGFVSAGVLAVASKVLYVEEDPRIEVVTEALPGANCGGCGFAGCEAYAAAVINDPDVPPNKCCAGGPDVAAKVAELTGKAAGDSDPQVAFRRCVKVEGNVAKKFEYFGIQSCAAAKLVQDGPDACKYSCLGFGDCVRACPFDAMWIEGGLVHIAPDKCTSCGTCVRTCPNSILELIPRRARVMVFCSSQDKGKAVKDVCDAGCISCGACIKKCPAQCISMVDERIFIDHKACLAYGPSCEEVCVEKCPRNILRCLNPDLIAAAPETEPARYPEESHVADLNA; encoded by the coding sequence ATGATCACAGCTTCAGTAGTCACTCTTTTTAGTCTGGGATTTGTTTCCGCCGGAGTTTTGGCCGTAGCTTCCAAGGTTTTGTACGTGGAAGAAGACCCGCGCATCGAGGTTGTCACCGAAGCACTTCCCGGCGCCAATTGTGGCGGTTGTGGATTTGCAGGCTGCGAAGCGTATGCTGCGGCGGTCATCAATGATCCGGACGTTCCGCCCAACAAATGTTGCGCCGGCGGCCCCGACGTCGCCGCAAAGGTGGCCGAACTCACGGGCAAGGCTGCCGGTGATTCCGACCCTCAAGTGGCGTTCAGGCGCTGCGTCAAGGTCGAAGGCAATGTCGCCAAAAAATTCGAGTACTTCGGCATCCAGAGTTGCGCCGCCGCCAAACTGGTTCAGGACGGCCCCGATGCATGTAAGTATTCCTGTCTCGGTTTTGGTGACTGCGTGCGTGCGTGCCCATTCGACGCCATGTGGATCGAGGGTGGCCTCGTTCATATCGCACCCGACAAGTGCACCAGTTGCGGCACATGCGTTCGGACCTGCCCCAATTCAATTCTTGAACTTATCCCGAGACGGGCTCGCGTGATGGTCTTCTGTTCGTCCCAGGACAAGGGCAAGGCCGTAAAGGATGTCTGCGACGCCGGGTGCATCAGCTGTGGAGCCTGCATCAAAAAATGTCCGGCCCAGTGCATCTCCATGGTCGACGAGCGCATATTCATCGACCATAAAGCGTGTCTGGCCTACGGTCCGTCCTGCGAGGAAGTGTGCGTTGAAAAATGTCCCCGCAACATTTTGCGTTGCCTCAATCCCGACCTGATCGCAGCGGCGCCCGAGACCGAACCGGCGCGTTATCCTGAAGAATCACATGTCGCGGACCTGAACGCCTAA